A single Marinobacter sp. es.042 DNA region contains:
- the rsmD gene encoding 16S rRNA (guanine(966)-N(2))-methyltransferase RsmD: MTRRQSASRSHQTRSPAGREAAPAGKGSGTGELRIIGGNWRSRKLRFPDAGGVRPTPARTRETLFNWLAFHLAGSDCLDLFAGSGALGLEALSRGAGQATLVDHTPALARALRDNLRLLKSDNGEVVCSDVESYLAQRNRPPFDIVFMDPPFRQGWLEKLFPLLEQQAWIKPGGWVYVEHESELPTPSVPVSWQLHRQKSAGQVTYSLFRVVSGPE, translated from the coding sequence ATGACGCGCAGACAATCCGCAAGCAGGTCTCACCAGACGAGATCCCCAGCTGGTCGCGAGGCGGCTCCGGCTGGCAAAGGCAGCGGCACCGGTGAGCTGCGAATCATTGGCGGCAACTGGCGCAGCCGCAAACTGCGCTTCCCGGACGCCGGTGGCGTTCGACCCACCCCCGCGCGCACCCGCGAAACCCTGTTCAACTGGCTTGCCTTCCACCTTGCCGGCAGTGACTGCCTCGATTTGTTCGCCGGCTCCGGCGCCCTCGGGCTAGAGGCTCTTTCCCGCGGTGCCGGGCAGGCCACCCTCGTGGACCACACGCCAGCCTTGGCCAGAGCACTGCGGGACAACCTCCGGTTGTTGAAATCCGACAACGGCGAAGTGGTGTGTTCGGACGTCGAAAGCTATCTGGCCCAGAGAAACCGGCCGCCATTCGATATCGTGTTCATGGATCCGCCGTTTCGCCAGGGCTGGCTCGAAAAGCTGTTTCCGTTGCTGGAACAACAGGCGTGGATCAAACCCGGCGGCTGGGTTTACGTGGAACACGAGAGCGAGCTGCCAACGCCTTCTGTGCCCGTTTCCTGGCAGCTGCACCGGCAAAAAAGTGCGGGACAGGTCACCTACTCCCTGTTCCGGGTTGTTTCCGGGCCAGAATAA